cctggagcctgctttggattctgtgtctctgtctctctctgcccctcctccactcatgctccgtgtctctgtctctcaataataaataaatgttaaaaaatttcaaaaaaaaaaaaggagtgaactGATACATGCTACGACAGGGATTAATCTCAATTATGTTACATGAAAAAGCCAAGTGCAAAACACTATATATTGtgcaattatatttatataaaatgtatagaaaGTGTGCATTTATAGAGACCAAGAGCAGATGGAATGGGAATAAAGATTAATTGCAGATAGGCTTGATCGATACTTTTGGGGTAGAAATGTTCTGTAACTGGATTTTGGTGATGGTTGTACAGGTCTGTAAAAGttattgaataattaaaaaatgtaagatgGTGTATTTTGTGTTATACaggttatatctcaataaagtgttttaaaagaaagtgtGCCTATGGAGTCCACGGGTATTGGCTATATATAACCAAGGCCCCTGAGAAGCTGCTTTTGTACTAATCCTTTGTAAAGCTGTAAACAAGAGAATTCCCTGTGGATTCAGAGGGTCCACTAGGATTTCATACTGGTTACTTTAGATCTGGTAATTGATAGGCACAATGGGGGCAATGTAGGACTTTGGTGTGAGCCCAGTATTACAAAAAGAACGGAAGCAGTGTCAAAGTGTTTGAATGACATAGTTTGCTGTCCTATTTTTCTCACCTACATTGTTAATTTCAAAGCTGCCCCTTAGATCTGTGTGGGGAAGTTACTTTAAAAGTCTTTTGTGGTGTCTGAGGACAAAACCTCCTCAGGATGCATGGGGGCCATCCTTAGGGCAGGTTTTCTTTGGGTGCAGACCTCTTGTTATCTTGGCCATTCCAGTCCCCCCCAGCAAAGGTTCCTCTTGAGACAGACATCCTGTAGATATAGGTGGCcaattcttttcattcttcaaaCATGCTGAAATTCTCCTCTTTCTGCAAATATTCTCTGATTATTTTCCACTAGTATTTTCTTGAACCTTCATTCTCTCCAGATACACAGTGCTCCTAACTATAATACAGGCTGTCAGAAGAGCATGACTTTGGAGTCAACTATGTGGTTTAAATTCCAACTCTTAATTCCCTAGCCATGTGACTTTGAGAGAAATTTCTTAGCCTCTCAGTCCTGCTCTTGGACTCCAGATAAAtcgaggcatttatccaagggatacaggtgtgctgtttcaaagggacacatgcacccccatgcactatcaacaatagctaaagtatggaaagagcccaaatgtccatcggtggatgaatggataaagaagaggtggtatagatacacaatggagtattacttggcaatcaaaaagaatgaaatcttgccatttgcaagatggcaactggatggaactggagagtattatgataagtgaaattagccagtcagagaaagacaaaaatcatataacttcactcatgtgaggactttaagacacagaacagatgaacataagggaagggaaacaaaaataatataaaaacagagagggggacaaaacagaagagactcataaatatggagaacaaacagggttacaggaggggttgtgggaggggggatgggctaaatgggtaaggggcactaaggaatcgactcctgaaatcattgttgcactatatgctaactaattgggatgtaaattttaaaaaataaaattaaaacttaaataaatatgaaacaacaaacaaaaaggaaatctgTAAAATAGAGGTAATTATACCCATCACAAAGGGTTGTAAGATGAAACAAGGTCATGTATGGAAATTCCTGAGCACAGTTAGCTGGTACATAGTGTTCCTTGATTGTCAGAACCAGGTAGTGGAATCTGGAGGAAATTCCTGGAATTTCTCCAGGAAATCTGGAGCTGGATTTGCATTCAAGCTTTTCTACTTCTAGCCAAGTGACCTTGGCAAATTTCCctaagttctctgtgcctctgtttctgcatctttaaaatgggaatattgaAAGCAGCCACCTGATTAGGCCTGTCtaatgattaaatgagttcatatagAAAGTATTTAGAACATTGACTATCATATAATAAACTCAATGCAGGTGGCAGCTGCTATTCTCTCACTAGCCAGTACAATGCCCCTATTCTCTTGGGGCAGCATATTTGCTTTATATGGATTAAATGTGTGGGTTATAGGGATACAATCATGGTCACAATATGGGAAGAGAGGTCTGTTTGGTCTGGCTGGTGGCCCACCAGTGGGGGGTTGTGAATCCCCTGTCTCACTACAGCATGCATATCTTCCCAGTCACTCTGTGCTGATTCAGAAAGGGCACTTCCCCACAGAAGAACAGAACTGTTCTTGGATCAGGAGAAGCCAGTGGTTGGACTCCTCAGAGGGAATCAGATCACTAGGTCCTCCCACAGTGGTGGACCCTCTAAGATCCCTGCATGCGGCATTGTGGGGTATGATGAGACTCCTATAAATGTATCTGTTTTGAACAGTAACTGCAAGTACCATAAAGTTGAAATATTAAATCCTTGGTTGAGGTGGTGGTAGGAACCTATTCTTCCTTTGTCTCAAGGACCATCTCGCTGGAGACTGGTTTAAGGCTTTGGAGCCCCTTAGAATACATGCAGGTTATATGGACTTGATTTGTAAGTGATTAccacttctgttttattttcagctGATTATTTACCCTGGAACCAACCAAGACGAGAGCTACTTCGTCCGGAACACCATTACCGACCAGCATCAACCAGGTTTGATAGTAGAACTACACACCAGGATGACTATTCTGTAAAGGGCCTAGTGAGCACCATGAGCTGTAAGCCTCTGGCCATGCCCAAGCTCTGTAACATCCCCCTGGAGGATCTGACTAACTACAAGATGAGCTATGTGGCCCACCCGATGGAGAAACGCTTTGCGTATGAGGCAGCGAAGTTCAGTCCCTGTGAAATCCCCTTTGAAAGCCTTACCACCCATAAAGAGTCTTTCCGGGGCCTGATGGGAGAGCCAGCCAAGAGCCTGAAACCTCCAGCCAGGTCCTGTGGTTTAGAAACGCCTTTCTCTAACACCACTGAGTTTAGAGACAAGTACCAAGCTTGGCCAACGCCCCAGATGTTCTCCAAAGCTCCTGTCACTTATGTCCCTCCTGAAGAAAAGATGGACCTTCTGACAACAGTGCAGGCCCATTACATGTACCCTAAGGGTGCCCCAGCTCAGTCCTTCCGGCCAGTGATCTCAGTCAAGAAGGGTGGCCACTTTGAAAGCTCCACTACCACCAAGGACGACTACAAGCAGTGGCCGGGGACGCGCATGGAGCCAGCCAAACCCATTCCCCAGCTGAACATTCCCACTGAGCCCTTGGACTGTCTGACTACCACGCGGGCTCACTATGTGCCCCACCCACCCATCAATACCAAAAGCTGTAAGCCTCCTTGGGCTGGCTCCCGAGGAAATATCCCTGTGGAGGGCCAGACCACATACACCATCAGCTTTACTCCCAAGGACATGGGCAGGTGCCTGGCTTCATACCCTGAGCCTCCTGGCTACATTTTTGAGGAAACGGATGCTTTGGGGCACAAGATATACAGGCCGGTCTCCCGGACAGGCTCTCAGCAGGGCAGCCGTCTTTCTGTAGGTGATTCAGAAAACCCCAACCAGCGAGAGTTGGCAGTGTtagcctgatttttaaaaaactgttactTAGAAATTGCACAATACTTTTAAAAGCAGATGATTGAGAGTTATTTGTTGGCCAAAAAAGAATtccccaaagtggaaaaaaaaaaagtcttcagcaTCATTTCCAGGACACTTGAATAAAATGAGAATCGCTTGACTCAAGGAAAATGACATTTAATCACTGGCTAAATACTCCCCTTTACCCTCCGTTGGCTGCCTAGCCCCCTTGGTCCCTTACCTTGTGCTGATGGAATCAAAGCTGGTCTGAAGGGTTTTTCTCTGAACCagaagtattttattaatttaaccaTTGCATGGATTGCCATCATAATTGACCCTTGCCAAGTATGAAgtgctaaaaaataaactttgtttggGGGGGAATGGGTCTGCAGGTCTGTGTGCTCACCCCACAGGCTGTCTCTGCAGAGAACAGCGTGTGTTCCTTGAGACCTCTGGGGAGACTCCAGACTCCAGCCCCCATCGCATCCCAGTACTAGTGAGAGTACCTTGTGTCCAGTCTGGAGTTTTGTGTTCTCTCTGCCCAGGGCTGCTTTACAGGACATCCCTTCTACCTTTTCACACCCTGACATACCAGCCAAGAGTAGTGCTGTCTGAATAGTGCTGTTCAGTCACAGgaaatggagggggtgggggagaaagagagccTGTGGCAGTCTCAGGGGAGCATGGACGTGCCAGGTCTCTCTTACCCCCAAACCAGTGCTGGCTCTGATTCCAGAGagtggaggggggaaaaagggcccCTTTTCAACCAGGTAGTTGGCAGGCGCCCCCCTGGGCTGTGAGCAGAAACTGTGGGCTCTACTAAGTTCTTGGAGCCTGGAACAAttgctctgtgctgggctggTTCTTGGAAGGCTGGacctgctttgtttttaaaatgacagcTGTGACCAGACTTGTGGTGAAGCTTGACATAGTGATGAGTTGGACCCTGTCTTGGAGAAAAGGCTGCAGATTTCTCTTTTGGGTGTAAGGCTTGATTCTAAGGCTAGGTAATTTGgtgatgtttttaaagtttatttttatttatttactttgagagaaagggagagagggagagagagagaaagtggggggaggggctgagagagggagagagagagaatcccaagcagggtctgcactgtcagagtggagcctgacatggggcttgaacccacaaactgtgagatcatgacctgagctgaaaccaagagttggacacttaaccaactgagccacacaggtgtcccctTTTTTTGAATTGGAAAGAATTGAGCAAAGATTTTGTCCAAGAGGATTTATGCCAGGGTCAGATGGATTCTGGGTAAACCTCACTCAGAGGGATGCAGGCTGACACCAGGGACACTTACCTCCCTTTTGAGCCCACAGAACCCCAAATATATTCCATAGTCTTAGAAATCTTGGGAACGGTGTGTGGGGGAGGAGACTTCAGTTCAAATCTGAACTAGAGACTTGGTTTTAGGCTCAGTGCCTGGTTCATGGGCAAGAAACCTGTATCTTTTATCTGGGGTCCAGTCTTTCTGTGCCTCTTAGTTGCCTGGCCCAGACCTCTGAGGTCCCATGCCTCGCAGCCTCACTATGAAGTTTGGTTTGTATCACTGAATTGggataaaaatcatttaatcctcTTGTTGGTTATATGGGGTCTGGATACCTACCTGCCTTTATGGGGTagaaaggctcagagaagttatgtaccttgcccaaggccacagcgTTTAGAGCACCAAGGTCAAGATTAGAACCCAGGCATTCTGATTCAAGATCCAGTGCTCTTCCCATGGCAACAGGTACTTCCCATCTGCCACGTCCCAGATCACGTGGTTCCACAAACACCATCAAACCACATTCTCTCTGAGCTCCTTCCTGGAGTGCATTAAGCTAAAGGAGACCACTAAGGAGGgtgagttctatttttatttcatcattttttacaAGTCAAAAATATTGGCAGTTGACTTAGAAAGCCAAATGGTGCTAAATGCTTATAAAAATGCAACAATCTCTTATGCTCCAGCCTCTTGGCCTCCCCCATTATTGGTTccccagaaaaaaatgtaacattatttTATCTGTCTCTGCtaatattttccttcatattcttaaatcatatacatatattgttGTCTGTTGACTTAACGATTTTAGACATGGTCTGTTTTGGTAGATTGGGAATTTTAGTTCTCTCATACtccctgcttcttcctttcctcttagTTATAGGACCATGCTCTGTATATCAAGACCAATAAGCTTTTCTAATGTTTCTGATGACTACAAAGAAGCTGAAGAAGGATGGATGGACCTGGCCTGTTGAAGAGTGCTAGCCCTCTGGTGGTGAGGAATTTCCTCTGAGTCCTTCCTTTGTGACATTTAGGGGTTACCTCCAGGTGACCTCAGGCTAGATGAGCCACTTAGGGCATCTCTACCTTGCCCACTTCTACCAGAATTAAAGAATCTGCTCTCTTCTGTCTGTCCATTTTGGTCTCAAAATACCTTTATTATGAAAGTGGTTAATACAgtaaaaaattcagaaaacacagaaattatgTAAGGGAGGATACAAGTGGCTGTTAGGAGACTAGTGGAACCCAGTGGCTAACAACATGTAAGGAGAGAGCCCAGCAGACCTGGGTTTGCTTCTTGGCCCTTGTCACTGCTAGCTATGAGACCTTGGTCAAATTcgttaaaatgtgaataatagcATTACTGGCCCTATGGCTTCATTGTGTGTGTTGAATGATAGAATATAGGTCAATCACTTGGCCCTGGCTCATGGGTAACTCTCATTAAACATAgatgaggatgatggtgatggcgaTGAGGATAATGAAGATGGTTGCTGAGTTGTACCTAACGGAATCTACTCGTGATTTTATCGGTCATTGTTTACATGTGCGAAGGTAAGCCTaactgcttgttttattttttcaccgTATATAGTTTCCATATAGTTccataattgcttttttttccccatatagtTGAGTTAGTTTTTAGTTGTTCTGAGTTGGGGTTCCTACCTGTGCTCCCTGGAAATGTCATTTCAGGAAGTAACTGGAGTCAGGAG
The Prionailurus viverrinus isolate Anna chromosome D4, UM_Priviv_1.0, whole genome shotgun sequence genome window above contains:
- the SAXO1 gene encoding stabilizer of axonemal microtubules 1, with the translated sequence MAPVKRKCLCDLCTCGRHHCPHLPTKIYDKIEKPCLLSEYTENYPLYHSYLPSESFKPKREYQKGSVPMEGLTMSRRDFGLHKVLPVKVYQPDQFVPSEENMDLLTTYKQDYNPYPVCRMDPIKPRDSKYPCGDKMECLPTYKADYLPWNQPRRELLRPEHHYRPASTRFDSRTTHQDDYSVKGLVSTMSCKPLAMPKLCNIPLEDLTNYKMSYVAHPMEKRFAYEAAKFSPCEIPFESLTTHKESFRGLMGEPAKSLKPPARSCGLETPFSNTTEFRDKYQAWPTPQMFSKAPVTYVPPEEKMDLLTTVQAHYMYPKGAPAQSFRPVISVKKGGHFESSTTTKDDYKQWPGTRMEPAKPIPQLNIPTEPLDCLTTTRAHYVPHPPINTKSCKPPWAGSRGNIPVEGQTTYTISFTPKDMGRCLASYPEPPGYIFEETDALGHKIYRPVSRTGSQQGSRLSVGDSENPNQRELAVLA